ATCCACGCCGGAGGCGTTGCTGATAAAGCTATCCCTGGGAATGGTCAGCGGGCCGCTTCGCACCAGCACGGCATCCTGCATATTGTCCGCGAAGACCGCCGAGGTCAGCCCGTTCGCTGCTGCCGAGGCCGGCGATGGCTTCGCCAGCGTGATCTCGTATCGGGCGAAGTTCAGGTCGCCCAGTGCGGGATAGTTAACACCCGCCACCGCCGGCAGGCGGAAAGACATGGCCGTCAGTTCCACAGGCTGCGTGATGCTGGTGAAGAACGAATCGTCGTAGAACTGCTGCAGGACGCGCGGAGCCTCGCGGCTGAGGGAAGAGAATCCCGCATAAGGGAGGCCCGCTCCGGTCACGACATAGTCCACGGCTCCAGCCGGAGCCGCAATCTGCGCCGCGAGTGCAAGAGCCACCGCACCCGCCATGAGGAACCTTCTAAGGTTCATCATCTCTCCTTTCCTTCCTCTCCGTCACTGGTGAACCGGAGGTCCGGCCCGGCTCACGCTCATCGACAGGTCTATTCTAAGGGCAAGTGCAGAGGCAGGTCAATAGCGATCTTTCTTTCATTGAACCCGGTCATCAGGACTTCCCGATGGCCTTCAGGATCATCGCCACGCCGCCCATGATCCCCGCGTCGTCGCCCAGCTCGGCCGGCACCACGCGACAAACCTGCAGTGACTCGTGGATGGCGTAGGAGCGCACTCCGCGCATCAGCGGCTCCCATAGGATGGGCCCCGCCTGCGATATCCCACCCCCGATGATGACCATCTCCGGGTTCAGGATGTTGATCATGTTTGCAACGCCGATGCCCACCCAGTGCCCGGTCTCCGCCATGGTCTCCAGGCAGACCTGATCGCCCTTTCCGGCGAACTCCGCGATGAGCGCCGGAGTGATGCGATCCGCCTGATATTCCACCGCCTCCGCCATCGCGCTCGGTCGGCCGGACTGGAACTTGAGCACCGCGCGCTCGACGATGGCGTCCCTCTGGGCCATGGCCTCCAGGCAACCGTGATTTCCGCAACCGCACTGCCGGCCGCCGGGATTCACCACCATATGCCCGATCTCGGCCCCGCCCGCGTTCGCGCCCGACCAGACCTGGCCGTTCAGGACGATGCCTCCCCCGATGCCGGTCCCCAGCGTCAGCATCACCAGACTCTGGACGTCCCGCCCCGCCCCGAAGGTGAACTCGCCCAGCGCGGCGATGTTCACATCGTTCTCCATGCGGATCGGCACGCCTGTGCGCTCCTGGATGAGGCTGAGGAGCGGCACTCCCTCGATGTCCGGGAAGTTCGGCGACCAGAGAACCACCCCTTCCGGTGTGATGCGGCCCGGCATCCCGATTCCCGCGCCTGCCACGTCTCCCGCGCCCACGCCCGCGTCTGTCAAAGCCGCCTCAATAGCCCGGGACACCTGCTCCACCACCACGGACGGACCCCGCTCGGCGAAGGTTGGCTCGCGTCCCTCTCCCAGCCTTTTCCCATCCAGAGTGAAGACGGCCGCGCGGCTGTTGGTGCCGCCCACATCCACTCCCACGATATACTGCCCGCTCAAATTCGGCTGCATTTTCCGGAGCTCCTCACATAACTGTCGGACATTTCATTCCGATGTTCTGCCAGGCATCTTGTTATGCGTGGCGGCTCCGTTTGCCTGCCTTGCAGGGATATCCCGCACGGGGGCGAACCTTTTCCCCGGAAGCCGCCGCAGCGCGGTTGGCATCTGCCAGAAGGAGACGCACGTGAAAGACCTCTCACCTCGAGAGAAAGCGCAGAAGTTCCTGACGGAAGCCACCCAGTTCCGGCTCGGCGCATTGCTGACCGAGTCGTTCCACCCCCGGTCCCGCAACCTCAGCGACGTTGCCCTGCGGGACGCCGCCGAAGGACTGGGCGTCCTGTTCGACGTGGACCGTGATGTGGTGGATCGCTTCCGGCAGTTCGTTGCTGAAGGCCGCGCCGAGAGCATCCGGGACACCCTGGTCTCACGTCTGTTGAACGGGGGCAGGTTGTTCTTCACCGGCTGCGGCTCGACGGGACGCCTCAGCATCCAGCTGGACTCCATCTGGCGGGATTTCTGGCAGAGA
The sequence above is drawn from the Armatimonadota bacterium genome and encodes:
- a CDS encoding glucokinase; this translates as MQPNLSGQYIVGVDVGGTNSRAAVFTLDGKRLGEGREPTFAERGPSVVVEQVSRAIEAALTDAGVGAGDVAGAGIGMPGRITPEGVVLWSPNFPDIEGVPLLSLIQERTGVPIRMENDVNIAALGEFTFGAGRDVQSLVMLTLGTGIGGGIVLNGQVWSGANAGGAEIGHMVVNPGGRQCGCGNHGCLEAMAQRDAIVERAVLKFQSGRPSAMAEAVEYQADRITPALIAEFAGKGDQVCLETMAETGHWVGIGVANMINILNPEMVIIGGGISQAGPILWEPLMRGVRSYAIHESLQVCRVVPAELGDDAGIMGGVAMILKAIGKS